One window of Thermocoleostomius sinensis A174 genomic DNA carries:
- a CDS encoding cysteate synthase produces MSQTLHRLLRRPKYTLCCTLCGAEYDPDPFRLHCDAEHEPALLRAVYRSKKLEVKEQLPGLFRYMDWLPVEQTLNVAGKPITYESHNLARYLGLSQLYISFNGYWPDRQAELYTCSFKELEAPSVLARIPSHHPRTLVIASAGNTGRAFATVCSDQGLPLCLVIPGQNLSAIWSRYRFQPNVRLVVVSGNGDYSDAIALGKMISQLDQYFPEGGAANVARRDGMGLTVLDAAVSLGRIPDHYFQAVGSGTGGISAWEANLRLLEDGRFGSNRMKLHLAQNAPFTPMVEAWNAKSRDLPPMHQNRAKAQINRVAAKVLTNRQPAYSIAGGLYEALLETDGQMYGVTNREAERARVLFEELEGIDICPASGVATAALLQAVKAGNLDRRDCILLNITGGGAKRMQQDYPLQTLQPAIAFAPHEIQPEIVLEHFEQDQRNPILLSANDLEAV; encoded by the coding sequence GTGTCTCAGACCCTTCATCGTTTACTTCGTAGGCCCAAATATACGCTGTGTTGTACCTTGTGCGGAGCAGAGTACGATCCCGATCCCTTCCGCCTCCACTGTGACGCCGAGCACGAACCGGCCTTACTGCGAGCGGTGTATCGATCGAAAAAGCTGGAGGTGAAAGAACAGCTTCCCGGTTTGTTTCGCTATATGGATTGGCTACCCGTTGAGCAAACTCTCAACGTAGCTGGCAAGCCCATTACCTATGAAAGCCACAATCTTGCCCGGTACTTAGGTCTCAGCCAGCTTTACATCAGCTTCAATGGGTACTGGCCCGATCGCCAAGCCGAATTGTACACCTGTTCGTTTAAAGAATTAGAAGCGCCCTCGGTCTTAGCAAGAATCCCTTCTCACCATCCCCGCACCTTGGTTATTGCTTCTGCCGGAAACACAGGTCGTGCCTTTGCTACCGTCTGTTCCGACCAAGGACTCCCTCTTTGCTTGGTCATCCCTGGGCAAAACCTATCGGCGATCTGGTCTAGGTACCGCTTCCAGCCCAACGTTCGCTTGGTAGTCGTCAGTGGCAATGGTGATTATTCTGATGCGATTGCCCTCGGAAAGATGATTAGCCAATTAGATCAGTATTTCCCAGAAGGAGGAGCCGCCAACGTTGCCCGCCGCGATGGCATGGGATTGACAGTCTTAGATGCCGCTGTGAGCTTGGGTCGCATTCCCGATCATTATTTTCAAGCCGTCGGATCGGGCACCGGTGGAATTTCTGCCTGGGAAGCCAATCTGCGCCTACTGGAAGACGGGCGATTTGGCAGCAACCGCATGAAATTACATCTGGCGCAAAATGCCCCCTTTACCCCAATGGTTGAAGCTTGGAACGCCAAGAGTCGAGATCTCCCCCCCATGCATCAAAACCGAGCCAAAGCACAAATTAACCGCGTGGCCGCCAAAGTGTTAACCAATCGCCAGCCTGCCTATTCGATTGCAGGTGGATTGTATGAAGCCTTGCTGGAGACCGATGGCCAAATGTATGGCGTCACCAACCGCGAAGCCGAACGAGCCAGAGTATTGTTTGAAGAACTAGAAGGAATTGACATTTGCCCGGCCTCTGGCGTTGCCACAGCCGCTCTGCTTCAAGCGGTGAAAGCCGGGAACCTCGATCGCCGGGACTGCATCTTACTCAATATTACTGGAGGAGGAGCCAAGCGGATGCAACAAGACTATCCGTTGCAGACCCTTCAGCCTGCAATCGCATTCGCGCCCCATGAGATTCAACCAGAGATTGTCCTCGAACACTTCGAACAAGATCAACGCAATCCGATCTTGCTCAGCGCTAACGACCTGGAAGCCGTGTAA
- a CDS encoding ABC transporter permease — translation MKKRPLSFYALAAFFGLFVLFLYGPMITIFMLSLQGPEGTLTFPMRGFSFYWLGQVFQEQRVGNFVDAFQRSLVLGVLIMLLSITVSVLAGLAFRHRFKGSGAIFYLTIASLIVPSVLVSLGIGITFQVLGLQTEWFTSGLGAHLTWTVPFAFLIMLGIFNRFNPSCEEAARDLGANDFKTFWEIVFPLIFASLLGVGILTFTLSYDEFTRTSLVSGQYNTLPLEIFGMTTNVTSPALYALGTLTTLFSFSMIAIAFFAFQFISKQQRQ, via the coding sequence ATGAAAAAACGCCCATTGTCTTTCTATGCTTTAGCTGCCTTTTTTGGGCTATTTGTGCTGTTTCTCTACGGCCCCATGATTACAATTTTTATGCTGTCGCTTCAGGGACCCGAAGGTACCCTCACTTTTCCTATGCGTGGCTTCAGCTTCTATTGGTTGGGGCAGGTGTTTCAAGAACAGCGCGTTGGCAACTTTGTCGATGCCTTTCAACGATCGCTTGTGCTGGGGGTGCTGATCATGTTGCTGTCAATTACCGTTAGTGTATTGGCAGGGCTGGCCTTCCGCCATCGCTTCAAAGGATCGGGCGCAATTTTTTACCTGACGATCGCTAGCCTGATTGTGCCCAGCGTTTTGGTGTCATTAGGCATCGGCATTACCTTTCAAGTGTTGGGGCTGCAAACCGAATGGTTCACCTCTGGATTAGGTGCACACCTCACCTGGACTGTGCCCTTTGCCTTTTTGATCATGCTGGGAATTTTTAATCGCTTCAATCCATCCTGCGAAGAAGCAGCACGAGACTTGGGAGCCAACGATTTCAAAACCTTTTGGGAAATTGTCTTCCCTCTTATTTTTGCCAGCTTGCTGGGCGTGGGTATTTTAACCTTCACCTTGTCCTACGACGAATTTACTCGTACTTCGTTGGTGTCTGGACAGTACAATACGCTGCCGCTAGAAATCTTCGGTATGACCACCAACGTTACTTCGCCGGCTCTGTATGCCCTGGGAACCCTAACCACCCTATTTTCCTTTAGTATGATTGCGATCGCCTTTTTCGCGTTTCAATTCATCTCCAAACAGCAACGCCAGTAA
- a CDS encoding GH3 auxin-responsive promoter family protein: MVNLVLSALSVVASQSKAKFLHRLDQIEATQETFLRSLLQAYQNTAFGQEYRIGEIKTIDQFRDRLPVQPYSAFDPYTQRMAKGEPNILTPDPVIYINLSSGSTGHKKLIPVTKRSRRFVSRANQAALGFLVGAARRSGRPLGKMLLPLSVKPLGYTESGIAYAPVSTSDLRLGNWFYRQIFTYPFEAVQISDTKTRYYICLLFALRNADLRVIAATFPVLALQLCEHLEANADELIQDLETGEMAHWLKLEPELRFKLEQQWSAAPDRADYLRQVLHSHGRLLPKYAWPDLSFMVTARGGTSNFYFDRFPEFFGDTPIFGGTYACAEGVLGVHRDFNTDSVFPAIDSGFFEFIPEDQWEVKYPKTLLPWEVQVGKRYRLVFSNYAGFYRYDLGDVVEIDGMVGRAPLMIFRHRRGGVLSASTEKTSEFHVTQTMQMLQQAFNVTLENFCITLSDDAIPPHYLVNIELAPGETLSQPDLFLQKFDDILQEVHAFYAIKRRDQIPQPRLRILESGSFARLRYHLIQNGMAESQLKFPHVSEDRQFLNDLPIVQEVRLAGDC; this comes from the coding sequence ATGGTAAACCTAGTTCTATCTGCCTTGTCCGTTGTCGCTTCCCAATCGAAAGCCAAGTTTTTGCATCGCCTTGACCAGATTGAAGCCACCCAAGAAACATTTCTGCGATCGCTGCTGCAAGCTTATCAGAATACAGCGTTTGGGCAAGAGTATCGGATTGGTGAGATTAAAACCATTGATCAATTTCGCGATCGACTGCCTGTACAGCCTTACAGTGCCTTTGATCCCTACACCCAGCGTATGGCCAAAGGGGAGCCGAACATCTTGACGCCCGATCCGGTAATTTACATTAATCTCAGCAGTGGTTCCACCGGGCACAAAAAGCTGATTCCTGTCACGAAACGATCGCGTCGGTTTGTTTCTAGAGCCAATCAAGCTGCTCTCGGGTTTCTGGTAGGTGCAGCGCGGCGATCGGGACGACCACTCGGCAAAATGTTGCTTCCTCTGTCGGTCAAACCGTTGGGCTACACTGAAAGCGGCATTGCCTATGCTCCAGTTAGCACTAGCGATCTACGGTTGGGAAATTGGTTCTATCGCCAAATTTTCACCTATCCGTTTGAAGCAGTGCAAATTTCCGACACAAAAACGCGGTACTATATTTGCCTTTTATTTGCCCTGCGCAATGCCGATCTGCGCGTGATTGCAGCCACCTTTCCCGTATTAGCGCTGCAACTGTGCGAACATTTGGAAGCCAACGCCGACGAACTGATTCAAGATTTGGAAACAGGCGAAATGGCTCACTGGCTGAAACTGGAACCAGAATTGCGCTTCAAACTAGAACAACAGTGGTCGGCGGCTCCCGATCGCGCTGACTATTTGCGTCAGGTACTTCACAGCCACGGACGACTGTTACCCAAATATGCTTGGCCGGATCTGTCCTTTATGGTGACAGCGCGGGGTGGCACCTCAAATTTCTACTTCGATCGCTTCCCTGAATTTTTTGGCGATACTCCCATTTTTGGTGGCACCTACGCCTGTGCTGAAGGAGTGTTAGGCGTGCATCGCGATTTCAACACCGACAGCGTATTTCCGGCGATCGACAGTGGATTCTTTGAATTCATTCCCGAAGATCAGTGGGAAGTCAAATATCCAAAAACGTTGTTGCCGTGGGAAGTGCAGGTGGGCAAGCGCTATCGTCTGGTGTTTAGCAACTATGCTGGCTTCTATCGCTATGACTTAGGCGATGTCGTCGAAATTGATGGCATGGTTGGGCGGGCACCGCTGATGATTTTTCGGCACCGTCGAGGTGGCGTTCTATCAGCTTCCACCGAAAAGACTAGCGAGTTTCATGTAACTCAAACCATGCAAATGTTGCAGCAGGCGTTTAATGTAACACTGGAGAATTTCTGCATCACCCTATCTGACGACGCGATTCCTCCCCATTATTTGGTCAACATTGAATTAGCCCCTGGAGAAACGCTATCGCAGCCAGACCTGTTCTTGCAAAAGTTTGACGATATTCTCCAAGAGGTTCATGCTTTCTATGCCATCAAACGGCGCGATCAAATTCCTCAACCACGCCTCCGCATTTTAGAATCGGGCAGTTTTGCCCGGCTACGGTATCATTTGATTCAAAACGGCATGGCCGAGTCGCAGCTAAAATTTCCTCATGTCAGCGAAGATCGCCAGTTCCTCAACGACTTACCGATCGTCCAAGAGGTGCGTTTAGCGGGCGATTGCTGA
- a CDS encoding ABC transporter permease, whose amino-acid sequence MNHPLKAFTPYFLATPQTLVFLLFLVLPILMIFIVSFWQFTGYSMVPAFSLDNYTSIFTSEVTLRTYLNTFKYVALVWFFCLAIAFPVSYFLAFYVKNSTWQIILFLICTVPFWTSNIIRMISWIPLLGREGLVNQLLLGLNLVDQPVDWLLYSDFAVVLGMVHLYNFFMIAPIFNSLMRIDRTLITAAQDMGASGWQILQEIILPLAAPGIAIGSIFVVTLVMGEFVTVRLMGGGQSASIGKLIQTQIGSLQYPLAAANAVILLVVTLLLVVGILRVVDIRKEL is encoded by the coding sequence ATGAATCATCCTCTCAAAGCATTCACCCCCTATTTCTTGGCAACACCGCAGACGCTGGTATTTCTATTATTCCTGGTGTTGCCTATTCTCATGATTTTTATTGTCAGCTTTTGGCAATTCACGGGCTATTCGATGGTTCCGGCCTTTTCGCTGGACAATTACACATCTATCTTTACGTCAGAAGTTACTCTCAGAACATATCTCAATACATTCAAATATGTTGCCCTAGTTTGGTTCTTTTGTTTAGCGATCGCCTTCCCCGTATCTTACTTTCTTGCGTTCTATGTGAAGAACTCAACCTGGCAAATTATTCTGTTTTTGATTTGCACGGTTCCGTTCTGGACATCGAATATTATTCGGATGATTTCCTGGATTCCGCTATTGGGTCGAGAAGGATTAGTGAATCAGCTTCTGCTAGGTCTCAATCTCGTTGATCAGCCTGTAGATTGGTTGCTCTATTCTGATTTCGCGGTGGTGTTGGGCATGGTGCATCTGTATAACTTTTTTATGATTGCGCCCATCTTCAACAGCTTGATGCGGATCGATCGCACCTTGATTACCGCCGCGCAAGACATGGGCGCGTCCGGGTGGCAAATTTTGCAAGAAATTATTTTGCCCTTGGCGGCTCCAGGGATTGCGATCGGCTCGATTTTTGTGGTGACGCTGGTGATGGGCGAATTCGTTACGGTGCGGTTGATGGGCGGCGGACAATCGGCCTCGATCGGGAAATTAATTCAAACCCAGATTGGCAGTTTGCAATACCCCTTAGCTGCCGCCAATGCCGTGATTTTGTTGGTGGTGACGCTACTACTAGTCGTGGGGATTTTGCGCGTGGTTGATATTCGCAAAGAGCTATAG
- a CDS encoding monovalent cation:proton antiporter-2 (CPA2) family protein: MQPDDFFFQAFVYLVAAVLSVPIAKRLGLGSVLGYLIAGVIIGPFVLGFVGRARSGDVMQFAEFGVVMMLFLVGLELQPALLWRLRVPIVGLGGLQVAMTTTLLTVIGILIGLPWQMALAIGLILPLSSTAIGLQTLNERGLLKTEGGQAAFSVLLFQAVAVIPILAVLPLLAMEPSAADSTQTSGLAGWQQTLLVIGTVGGIVLGGRFLLRPVFRFIADTQLREIFTATALLLVIGITLATQQVGLSPALGTFIGGVVLAESEYRHELLSTIEPFQSLLLGLFFISVGASIDFNLILQQPLLILGLVLAVAVLKCTVLFGLGQFFKLALSHSLLFAFALVQGDEFSFVLSSFAAQSNVLPQSTAGIVVAVVALSMLLSPVCMILYETVIQPRFSGENSDRDPDEIDENENPVIIAGFGRFGQIVGRLLIANGFKITVLDHNAGQIDLLRRFGWKVFYGDPSRVELLRSAGANQAKLFVIAIDEREKILETVNLVRKHFPHLKILARAIDRQHAYELIRHGVDIVQRETFDSALELGVEALKLLGIRAHRAHRAARTFKRHDEQAVQQMAHLTDDETVLIARSRQLSEELEQILRSDTRGNITPEVDRAWDISSLRKEV; this comes from the coding sequence ATGCAACCTGACGATTTTTTCTTTCAAGCGTTTGTGTATTTGGTGGCAGCGGTGCTGTCTGTACCGATCGCCAAGCGATTGGGGTTAGGGTCGGTGTTGGGCTATTTAATTGCGGGAGTGATCATCGGCCCGTTTGTCTTGGGGTTTGTAGGACGTGCCCGCAGCGGCGATGTCATGCAATTTGCCGAGTTTGGCGTGGTGATGATGTTGTTTTTGGTGGGGCTAGAGCTACAGCCCGCTTTGCTGTGGCGACTGCGCGTTCCAATTGTGGGGTTAGGCGGGTTGCAGGTGGCTATGACCACAACCCTCCTGACGGTGATTGGCATCCTGATCGGCTTGCCGTGGCAAATGGCGCTGGCGATCGGGCTAATCTTACCGTTATCTTCAACGGCGATCGGGCTACAAACCTTGAATGAGCGCGGGCTTCTGAAAACCGAAGGTGGACAAGCAGCCTTTTCGGTGTTGTTGTTTCAAGCGGTGGCTGTGATTCCGATTCTGGCTGTGTTGCCGCTGTTGGCCATGGAGCCAAGTGCCGCCGATTCGACCCAAACCAGTGGGCTAGCAGGTTGGCAACAAACGCTTCTGGTCATTGGCACGGTGGGTGGCATTGTGCTGGGTGGGCGGTTTTTACTGCGGCCGGTGTTTCGCTTCATTGCCGATACCCAACTGCGCGAGATTTTTACCGCAACTGCCTTGCTGTTGGTGATTGGAATTACGCTCGCTACTCAACAGGTGGGATTGTCGCCAGCGTTGGGTACGTTTATCGGGGGTGTGGTCTTGGCTGAAAGTGAATATCGTCACGAACTGCTAAGTACGATCGAACCTTTCCAAAGCTTATTGTTGGGGCTGTTTTTCATCTCAGTGGGAGCCAGTATTGACTTTAATTTGATTCTTCAGCAGCCGCTGCTGATCTTGGGATTGGTGCTGGCTGTGGCCGTGCTGAAATGCACTGTTCTGTTTGGGCTGGGACAGTTTTTTAAGTTGGCCCTCAGCCACAGTCTACTGTTTGCCTTTGCGCTGGTGCAGGGGGATGAATTTTCCTTCGTGCTGTCGTCGTTCGCCGCCCAAAGCAATGTGTTACCACAGTCTACAGCGGGAATTGTGGTGGCGGTGGTAGCCCTGTCGATGTTGCTGTCACCTGTATGCATGATTCTGTACGAAACTGTGATTCAACCCCGCTTCTCTGGAGAAAACAGCGATCGCGACCCTGATGAGATTGACGAGAACGAAAATCCGGTGATCATTGCTGGGTTTGGACGATTTGGGCAAATTGTGGGGCGATTACTGATTGCCAATGGTTTTAAAATTACTGTCCTGGATCACAATGCCGGACAAATTGATCTGCTGCGCCGGTTTGGTTGGAAGGTGTTTTATGGCGATCCGTCTCGTGTCGAATTGCTGCGATCGGCCGGAGCCAACCAAGCCAAACTGTTTGTGATTGCCATCGACGAGCGAGAAAAAATCCTGGAAACCGTCAACTTGGTTCGCAAACATTTTCCCCACTTGAAAATTCTAGCGCGGGCCATCGATCGGCAACATGCCTATGAACTAATTCGACATGGCGTGGATATTGTACAACGAGAAACTTTCGATTCCGCGTTGGAATTAGGGGTAGAAGCCCTGAAACTGTTGGGTATTCGCGCCCACCGCGCCCATCGAGCGGCTCGTACCTTCAAACGCCACGACGAGCAAGCTGTGCAGCAAATGGCTCATCTAACCGACGATGAAACCGTTCTGATTGCTCGATCGCGTCAATTGTCCGAAGAACTCGAGCAAATTTTACGATCGGATACTCGTGGAAACATTACACCAGAAGTCGATCGGGCGTGGGATATCTCATCGTTGCGCAAAGAAGTATAG
- a CDS encoding TVP38/TMEM64 family protein, whose amino-acid sequence MRIGKYKKLLTALLFAVVLYVGLALALQAIGLDNAQAFIEQTGWWAPAIFILLCAVSLILAPLSGSSLFVVGGALFGKELAWLLSWTASIVGCSINFWISRTFGRRVVSRFVGEGNLDELDRFTQQLRGHRDILGMLVIMPLSQDIVSYAVGLTRIPFARFLIALIISAAAIVAAYIYLGTSILEALIQGGE is encoded by the coding sequence ATGCGGATCGGAAAATATAAAAAGCTATTGACCGCGCTGTTGTTTGCGGTTGTGCTGTATGTCGGTCTTGCACTGGCGTTACAGGCGATCGGACTAGACAACGCTCAAGCCTTCATTGAGCAGACCGGATGGTGGGCGCCGGCTATTTTTATTTTGTTGTGTGCTGTCAGTTTGATTTTGGCTCCATTAAGCGGCAGTTCGCTGTTTGTAGTGGGAGGCGCACTCTTCGGCAAAGAGTTGGCTTGGTTGCTGAGTTGGACAGCGTCGATCGTCGGCTGTAGTATCAATTTCTGGATTTCTCGAACCTTTGGTCGTCGAGTGGTCAGTCGATTTGTGGGTGAGGGCAACTTGGATGAACTCGATCGGTTTACCCAGCAATTGCGCGGGCATCGAGATATTTTAGGCATGTTGGTGATTATGCCGCTATCGCAGGATATTGTCAGCTATGCCGTTGGGCTTACACGAATTCCCTTTGCTCGGTTTTTGATTGCGCTGATTATTAGTGCCGCCGCAATTGTCGCAGCTTATATTTATTTGGGTACCAGCATTCTAGAAGCCCTGATTCAAGGTGGAGAATGA
- a CDS encoding ABC transporter ATP-binding protein, producing MTLPVSASTSKLSSTPIGSIQEELSSHTAGVTLRSVTKQYGSFTAVEDINLEIPAGSYTCLLGPSGCGKTTTLRMIAGHEEITRGDLFIGDRRVNDLPPAQRNTSMMFQSYALFPHKTVWQNIDFGLRMKNVPKEERTRRVAEILEVVGLIKFADRKPNQLSGGQQQRVALARALVTRPQVLLLDEPLSALDENLRVRTRTELRRLQKEFGMTFIQVTHGQDEAFALSDQIVVMDHGRIDQIGTPDQIFNTPASRFVARFVGDNNIFVGKVASVAAAHTGAIIELEVDRLGTFLCRGQAADVGMTAACCVRSDCMTLWPYPPSNPSAPNQLTARVVAIEFTGYVTRVSLLAEATGEEIVYKIRTHDWLTQAANEGQLVTLSWDTENCIFLPH from the coding sequence ATGACTTTACCTGTCTCTGCTTCAACGTCAAAACTGTCATCGACTCCCATTGGCAGCATCCAAGAAGAACTATCCTCGCATACCGCCGGGGTGACTCTGCGCTCGGTGACAAAACAGTATGGCTCCTTTACGGCGGTTGAAGATATCAATTTGGAGATTCCAGCCGGATCTTATACTTGTTTGTTGGGACCAAGTGGCTGTGGCAAAACGACGACACTGCGCATGATTGCTGGCCATGAAGAAATTACAAGGGGGGATTTATTCATTGGCGATCGACGGGTAAATGATTTACCACCAGCGCAGCGCAACACCTCGATGATGTTTCAAAGCTATGCGTTGTTTCCCCACAAAACCGTGTGGCAGAACATCGATTTTGGGCTACGCATGAAAAACGTGCCCAAGGAAGAACGCACTCGTCGTGTAGCGGAGATTCTGGAAGTAGTAGGGCTGATAAAGTTTGCCGATCGCAAACCCAACCAACTCAGCGGTGGACAACAGCAGCGGGTCGCCTTGGCCAGGGCACTCGTCACTCGCCCCCAGGTATTATTGCTTGACGAACCGCTCAGCGCTTTGGATGAAAATTTGCGGGTGAGAACGCGCACCGAGTTGCGGCGATTGCAGAAAGAGTTTGGCATGACTTTTATTCAAGTCACACACGGACAAGACGAAGCCTTTGCTCTTTCAGATCAAATCGTGGTCATGGATCACGGCCGCATTGACCAAATCGGCACCCCTGATCAAATCTTCAACACACCAGCCTCTCGCTTTGTGGCCCGCTTTGTTGGAGATAACAACATCTTTGTGGGCAAGGTAGCAAGTGTAGCCGCCGCTCACACGGGTGCCATTATTGAACTGGAAGTCGATCGCCTTGGCACCTTTCTCTGTCGCGGTCAAGCGGCTGATGTGGGTATGACCGCCGCCTGTTGTGTGCGCAGCGATTGCATGACCCTGTGGCCCTATCCTCCCAGCAACCCGTCTGCCCCCAATCAATTAACAGCTCGGGTTGTGGCGATCGAATTCACTGGATATGTGACTCGTGTTTCCCTATTAGCCGAAGCCACTGGCGAAGAGATTGTTTACAAAATTCGCACCCACGACTGGCTCACCCAAGCCGCAAACGAAGGACAACTCGTTACTCTGAGTTGGGACACCGAAAACTGTATCTTTTTACCACATTAG
- a CDS encoding ABC transporter substrate-binding protein has product MTRLSRRKLMKTGLAAGAAFTVARCASGTNTAQTNAPSGTPNNPATGPEVNTNQIKDVTLRFIGTGVSQINEIRDKAQEDLGFKLQMRALSTEENNQIAISQPGQYDIFDGEFFSLPLVVPSGNLQAIDVSKITEFDKIVPIFTQGKFDGTPVETSQGTYPFKVMYLTDQNSTEFATEPTNWATLLPFQYNADTLGYRPDLVNRKIESWAELFNPEFKGKTSILDIPSIGIMDAAMVAEASGLMKFGDKGNMTREEIDQITDLLKEQKRAGQFRAFWKTFDESVNLMSSGEVVLQSMWSPAVTAVKSQGIQCIYAPMKEGYRGWGGGIGLSKNLSGINLDAAYEYMNWMLDGWVGAFLGRQGYYSAVPENAKKFMSQAEYDFWYEGKPAAEDMIDPFGKKLESAGAVRDGGSFKERMGNVVVWNSTMDEQQYLVQKWNEFVAS; this is encoded by the coding sequence ATGACTAGACTTTCTCGCCGCAAACTGATGAAGACCGGATTAGCTGCGGGTGCTGCCTTTACCGTAGCCCGCTGCGCTAGCGGAACAAATACCGCCCAAACCAATGCCCCTAGCGGCACACCGAATAATCCTGCGACTGGCCCAGAAGTTAATACTAATCAAATCAAAGATGTAACGCTGCGGTTTATTGGCACAGGCGTGTCTCAAATTAACGAAATTCGCGACAAAGCCCAAGAAGATTTGGGCTTCAAGCTGCAAATGCGGGCGCTGAGCACTGAGGAAAATAACCAGATTGCCATTTCCCAGCCGGGACAATACGACATTTTTGACGGTGAATTTTTCAGTTTGCCGCTAGTGGTGCCATCCGGTAATTTGCAGGCGATCGATGTCAGCAAAATCACCGAATTTGACAAAATTGTGCCAATCTTCACTCAAGGCAAGTTTGACGGTACTCCGGTGGAAACCTCACAAGGAACCTATCCTTTTAAGGTGATGTATTTGACCGACCAAAATTCGACCGAATTTGCCACCGAACCTACTAACTGGGCCACGCTACTGCCGTTCCAGTACAACGCTGACACCTTGGGCTATCGTCCAGATTTGGTCAACCGCAAAATTGAAAGCTGGGCAGAATTGTTCAATCCCGAGTTTAAAGGCAAAACCTCGATTCTCGATATTCCGTCGATCGGCATCATGGACGCAGCAATGGTAGCGGAAGCATCAGGATTGATGAAGTTCGGCGACAAGGGCAATATGACCCGCGAAGAGATTGATCAGATTACCGATTTATTGAAGGAACAGAAACGAGCCGGACAATTCCGAGCTTTTTGGAAAACCTTTGATGAATCGGTGAACTTGATGTCGTCGGGCGAAGTAGTGCTGCAATCGATGTGGTCGCCTGCGGTGACGGCGGTAAAGTCACAAGGAATTCAGTGCATCTACGCACCGATGAAAGAAGGCTATCGTGGGTGGGGCGGCGGCATTGGACTGTCGAAGAATCTTTCGGGAATTAATTTGGATGCAGCCTACGAGTACATGAACTGGATGCTAGACGGTTGGGTGGGTGCCTTCTTGGGACGGCAAGGCTACTACAGCGCGGTGCCGGAAAACGCTAAGAAGTTCATGTCGCAAGCCGAGTATGATTTCTGGTATGAAGGCAAACCCGCCGCCGAAGACATGATCGATCCGTTTGGCAAGAAGCTGGAGTCAGCAGGAGCCGTGCGCGATGGCGGTTCGTTTAAAGAACGCATGGGTAATGTGGTGGTTTGGAACTCCACAATGGACGAACAGCAATACCTTGTGCAAAAGTGGAACGAGTTTGTGGCTTCTTAG